From a region of the Mus pahari chromosome 12, PAHARI_EIJ_v1.1, whole genome shotgun sequence genome:
- the LOC110329786 gene encoding olfactory receptor 183, with protein sequence MEKKNETLWAEFILTGLTCQPQWKPLLFLVFLVIYLMTIVGNLGLITLIWNDPHLHIPMYLFLSNLAFVDTWLSSTVTPKMLFNLLDKGKIISVAECKTQFFSFAISVTTECFLLAAMAYDRYAAICNPLLYPVIMTNRLCIRLLALSFIGGFLHAVIHESFLSRLTFCNSNILYHFYCDVIPLLKISCTDPSLNYLIIFIFSGSIQVFTIMTVLISYTFVLFTILKKKSDKGVRKAFSTCGAHLLSVSLYYGPLLFMYVHPASSEVDDQDMILSLFYTVIIPVLNPIIYSLRNKQVIDSLKKMLKMMV encoded by the coding sequence ATggaaaagaagaatgaaaccCTATGGGCAGAGTTCATTCTCACAGGTCTCACATGCCAACCCCAGTGGAAACCCCTCCTATTCCTAGTGTTCTTGGTAATATACCTCATGACCATTGTCGGGAACCTTGGTCTGATCACTCTCATCTGGAATGACCCTCACCTTCACATCCCCATGTACTTATTCCTTAGTAACTTAGCCTTCGTGGATACTTGGTTATCATCCACAGTGACACCAAAGATGCTATTTAATCTTTTGGACAAGGGCAAGATTATTTCTGTGGCTGAATGCAAGacacaatttttttcctttgcaatcaGTGTGACCACAGAATGTTTTCTCTTGGCAGCAATGGCTTATGATCGCTATGCAGCTATATGCAATCCTTTGCTTTATCCAGTGATTATGACCAATCGATTATGCATTCGCCTATTAGCTTTATCATTTATAGGTGGCTTTCTTCATGCTGTGATTCATGAAAGCTTTTTATCCAGATTAACCTTCTGTAATTCCAACATATTATATCATTTTTACTGCGATGTCATACCACTGTTAAAAATTTCCTGTACTGATCcttctttaaattatttgatcattttcattttctctggttcAATACAAGTGTTTACCATTATGACTGTTCTTATTTCTTACACATTTGTTctctttacaattttaaaaaagaagtctgaCAAGGGCGTAAGGAAAGCTTTCTCTACCTGTGGAGCCCACCTCTTGTCTGTATCTTTATACTATGGGCCTCTTCTCTTCATGTATGTACATCCTGCGTCTTCAGAAGTAGATGATCAAGACATGATCCTCTCCTTGTTCTACACAGTTATAATCCCCGTATTAAATCCAATTATCTACAGTCTCAGAAATAAACAAGTCATAGattctctgaaaaaaatgttgaaaatgatgGTTTAG